The Sesamum indicum cultivar Zhongzhi No. 13 linkage group LG6, S_indicum_v1.0, whole genome shotgun sequence genome has a segment encoding these proteins:
- the LOC105165670 gene encoding protein ecdysoneless homolog (The sequence of the model RefSeq protein was modified relative to this genomic sequence to represent the inferred CDS: added 33 bases not found in genome assembly), with product MGCFLGCFGGAKDHNRRKRRNNRSDAQRNRVQNIQRESVTTAEQTNTEILPTNLVSELINKPDGEEQLSPSPRKRVTFNSNITTYEHVPVQESVNSLPECNENLGKEKQEDLTGTSQSNSLSEDDSSVISSVGSYPPNHRYHNARDSDDEAEEYGDSDMDDFADSDDEDDYGDFDEHTDGKISYQEVCSKSVIIASMESRTESLAAQVTNEEVESRMVKIRPPDEEVEPFGSKGNARDRNGYINSVFNPIENITQWKAAKKSKRAHQLTQQKENSGTNFEAPHISFSSKSMFNPKSNQVKTGNQEIAVDASLSNWLASPPKTMVSKKTSFSGLETVTSGMTMSDGSSPLSNFEDRPILGALTMEELRQISATPSPKQSPSRSPDEMPIIGTVGTYWDHLASSTISGSASSYKYREMRMGYVLH from the exons ATGGGTTGTTTTCTTGGATGCTTCGGGGGGGCGAAGGATCACAACCGCCGCAAAAGGAGAAATAACCGGAGTGACGCTCAA AGAAATAGAGTTCAGAATATTCAGCGGGAAAGTGTAACGACTGCGGAACAGACCAACACTGAAATACTGCCGACCAACTTGGTTTCTGAGTTGAT AAATAAACCTGATGGTGAGGAGCAACTGAGTCCAAGCCCAAGAAAAAGAGTCACATTTAACTCAAATATCACAACATATGAGCATGTTCCAGTTCAGGAAAGCGTTAATTCTCTGCCAGAATGTAATGAAAAT ACAAGTCAATCAAATTCTCTATCGGAAGATGATAGTTCAGTCATATCCAGTGTCGGATCATATCCTCCAAACCATAGATACCATAATGCAAGAGACAGCGATGATGAAGCTGAAGAGTATGGGGACAGTgacatggatgattttgctgACTcagatgatgaagatgattaTGGTGACTTTGATGAACACACTGATGGTAAGATTTCTTACCAGGAAGTGTGTTCTAAATCGGTTATAATTGCATCGATGGAGTCGAGGACAGAAAGTCTTGCAGCACAAGTAACAAATGAAGAAGTAGAGAGTCGTATGGTGAAGATTCGACCACCTGATGAGGAAGTCGAGCCGTTTGGATCAAAAGGAAATGCAAGAGACAGAAATGGTTATATTAATTCGGTGTTCAACCCCATAGAGAATATTACTCAGTGGAAAGCAgcgaaaaaatcaaaaagggCGCATCAATTGACCCAACAGAAGGAGAACTCAGGTACCAACTTTGAAGCGCCTCATATATCTTTTAGCTCCAAATCAATGTTTAATCCAAAATCTAATCAAGTGAAGACGGGCAATCAAGAAATAGCAGTTGATGCAAGCCTTTCAAACTGGTTGGCTTCTCCTCCCAAAACCATGGTCTCCAAGAAGACTAGTTTCAGCGGCCTTGAAACCGTAACATCTGGGATGACCATGTCGGACGGCTCTAGTCCCCTTAGCAACTTTGAAGATAGACCAATTTTAGGTGCATTGACGATGGAGGAGCTGAGGCAAATTTCAGCGACTCCCTCGCCAAAACAGTCTCCCAGTCGAAGCCCAGACGAGATGCCCATTATAGGCACTGTTGGGACCTACTGGGATCACTTGGCTTCTTCAACAATATCCGGTTCAGCCTCTTCTTACAAGTACAGAGAAATGAGAATGGGATATGTTCTACATTGA
- the LOC105165671 gene encoding MDIS1-interacting receptor like kinase 2-like yields the protein MSESQRAFLFFLHIFLLPLFPLKAASSARAEAEALVRWKTTLSPSPSLNSWSLSNLRNLCRWTGIQCNNGTSVSEVNLSGANLAGSLNQLDFTSLPNLTSFNLNGNNFNGSIPAGIGRFSRLTFLDLSNNLLDDLIPPEIGNLTEIQYISFYNNNLIGEVPYQISNLQKVQYLDFGSNLLTTPDWSRFPGFPLLRRLSFYYNELTLGFPGFITSCPNLTYLDLSQNHLTGQIPESVFNNLLKLEYLNLSANSFEGPLSVNLTKLSRLKDLRLPNNLFSGYIPDSIGLISNLEILELFNNSFQGDIPASLGQLKNLQWLDLRMNDLNSTIPPELGLCINLTYLALAQNSLTGPLPLSLSNLINLSELGLSDNSLSGDISPFFISNWTKLTSLQLQNNRFTGEVPPEIGLLTDLRYLFLYNNTFSGSIPPEIGNLENLLNLDFSTNRFSGAIPLTIMNLRNLSILNLFSNNLTGTIPAMIGDLTSLQVLDINTNQLSGVLPESISNLSSLATLSVFTNNLSGIIPQELGRNSPQLAIVSFSNNSFSGELPPGLCSGFSLDQFTVNNNRFSGPLPDCLKNCSSLNRVRLEDNQFSGNISEAFGIHPKLEFLSLSRNQFTGQLTPKWGQYEQLTNLQIDHNRISGMIPAELGNLTELRVLALDSNELTGEVPIELGNLDQLLNLNLSNNQLTGEISQTIGQLTRLQYLDLSGNKFTGNIPAALENCESLQSLNLRNNFLSGNIPTELGNLMRLQYLFDLSNNSFSGRIPPSLGKLTSLEILNLSHNNLSGRIPAELSGMISLRNFDFSYNRLSGPIPSGNIFSNAPAESFSENSGLCGAAAGLSPCEATSSTPKSKNKGTKIVISIILPVVSLIVLATIIAGFLIHQRRTKKYDEEAKSTTKIQDSESLIWEREGKVMFRDIVQATEDFSEKYCIGRGGFGSVYRADLPTGHIVAVKRLNISDSSDIPLANRHSFENEIRTLTEVRHRNIIKLFGYCSRKGLMYLVYEYVERGSLGKVLYDDEEAFELNWARRVNIVRGLAHALAYLHHDCSPAIVHRDVSINNILLESEFEPRLSDFGTAKLLTSDASIWTTVAGSYGYMAPELALTMKVTVKSDVYSFGVVALEVMMGKHPGELISSLSAKAALQSDSDVLVKDLLDQRLPPPTGQIAEEVVFVVTMALSCTRATPESRPNMRFVAQELSAYTQPYLPEPLGTIKISKLTNFSK from the exons ATGAGTGAGTCCCAGAGAGctttcctcttctttcttcatatttttctgcTACCTTTGTTCCCTTTAAAAGCAGCATCCTCGGCAAGAGCAGAAGCAGAGGCACTTGTCAGGTGGAAGACCACCTTATCACCATCTCCTTCTCTCAATTCATGGTCCCTCAGCAACCTCAGAAACCTTTGCAGATGGACCGGCATCCAATGCAATAATGGAACCTCTGTTTCTGAAGTTAACTTATCAGGTGCAAATCTGGCTGGCAGTTTAAACCAGCTTGATTTCACCTCATTGCCAAATCTTACAAGCTTCAATCTCAATGGAAATAATTTCAACGGGTCAATTCCAGCTGGTATTGGCAGGTTCTCCAGGCTCACTTTCTTGGACCTGAGCAACAATTTGCTGGACGATCTCATCCCACCAGAGATTGGTAACCTGACAGAGATTCAGTACATTAGTTTCTACAACAACAATCTCATTGGTGAAGTTCCTTATCAAATTAGCAATCTTCAAAAGGTACAGTACTTGGATTTCGGTTCCAATCTCCTGACAACTCCTGATTGGTCTAGATTTCCGGGCTTCCCTCTGTTGAGACGCCTCAGCTTTTATTACAATGAACTCACTTTGGGATTTCCAGGTTTTATAACCAGTTGTCCGAACCTTACTTATCTTGATTTGTCACAAAACCACCTGACAGGTCAGATTCCTGAATCTGTTTTCAACAATCTTCTCAAGCTTGAATATCTAAACCTCTCTGCGAATTCATTTGAAGGGCCTTTGTCTGTGAATCTTACCAAGCTATCAAGGTTGAAAGATCTTCGGTTACCAAACAACTTATTCTCTGGCTACATTCCTGATTCTATCGGCCTGATATCTAACCTGGAAATTCTTGAACTGTTTAACAATTCATTCCAAGGAGATATTCCAGCTTCCTTAGGTCAACTCAAGAATCTTCAGTGGCTGGATCTCCGGATGAATGACCTGAATTCCACAATTCCCCCTGAGCTTGGCCTGTGCATTAACCTGACCTACTTAGCTTTAGCCCAGAATTCACTAACTGGACCTTTGCCTTTATCCTTGTCAAATTTGATCAACTTGTCGGAGTTGGGACTGTCAGATAATAGTCTTTCTGGTGATATCTCACCATTTTTTATCAGCAATTGGACCAAGTTAACATCGTTGCAGCTGCAAAACAATCGTTTCACTGGAGAAGTTCCACCTGAAATAGGCCTGCTGACCGACCTCAGGTATCTGTTTCTGTATAATAATACGTTTTCCGGTTCCATCCCACCAGAGATAGGAAACCTAGAAAACTTATTGAACCTAGACTTTTCAACCAACCGATTTTCAGGTGCAATACCTCTGACAATCATGAACCTAAGAAATCTTTCAATCCTTAACCTCTTCTCTAACAATCTTACTGGAACAATTCCAGCCATGATCGGAGATTTGACGTCACTACAGGTTCTTGATATCAACACTAACCAATTAAGTGGGGTGCTGCCAGAGTCCATCTCTAACCTCAGTAGTCTGGCAACCCTGTCTGTGTTTACTAATAATCTTTCAGGCATCATCCCTCAGGAGTTGGGAAGAAATAGCCCCCAGTTAGCCATTGTCAGCTTTTCCAATAACAGCTTCTCCGGGGAACTGCCCCCTGGATTATGCAGTGGCTTTAGCTTAGATCAGTTTACAGTGAACAACAACAGGTTTTCAGGGCCTTTGCCAGATTGCTTGAAGAACTGCTCGAGCTTAAACAGAGTGCGGCTGGAAGACAACCAATTTTCTGGAAATATTTCCGAGGCATTTGGGATTCATCCAAAACTTGAATTCCTCTCTCTCAGTAGAAATCAGTTTACGGGCCAACTTACACCGAAGTGGGGACAATATGAACAACTCACCAATCTTCAGATCGATCACAATAGAATATCTGGAATGATCCCTGCTGAGCTAGGGAATCTGACAGAGCTGCGTGTTCTTGCCTTGGATTCAAATGAATTAACAGGTGAAGTTCCCATTGAACTGGGAAATCTGGACCAACTGTTGAATCTCAATCTAAGCAACAATCAGTTGACTGGAGAAATTTCCCAAACCATTGGCCAATTGACAAGGCTCCAATATCTTGATTTGTCAGGAAATAAATTCACAGGAAATATTCCAGCAGCCCTTGAGAATTGTGAAAGCTTGCAAAGCTTGAACTTGAGGAATAACTTCTTATCAGGGAACATCCCTACTGAACTTGGAAACTTGATGAGGTTGCAGTACTTGTTCGACCTTAGTAACAATTCATTTTCGGGGAGGATTCCACCATCACTAGGGAAGCTTACCTCTTTGGAAATTCTGAACCTGTCGCACAACAATCTTTCAGGCAGAATTCCTGCAGAATTATCTGGAATGATTAGtctgagaaattttgatttctccTACAACAGGTTGTCTGGTCCAATCCCATCTGGTAATATATTCAGCAATGCACCAGCAGAATCATTCAGTGAAAACTCTGGTTTATGTGGAGCTGCAGCAGGATTATCTCCTTGTGAAGCAACCTCTTCAACTCCCAAGTCAAAAAATAAGGGGACAAAGATTGTTATTAGCATCATTCTTCCTGTTGTCAGCCTCATAGTTCTGGCAACCATTATTGCTGGATTTCTCATTCATCAGAGGAGAACCAAGAAATATGATGAAGAAGCCAAGAGTACAACCAAAATTCAGGATTCTGAATCACTCATTTGGGAAAGAGAAGGGAAAGTTATGTTCCGGGATATTGTCCAAGCAACTGAAGATTTTAGTGAGAAATACTGCATTGGACGAGGAGGATTTGGAAGTGTTTACAGGGCTGATTTGCCAACAGGACATATTGTAGCAGTCAAAAGGCTCAACATATCAGATTCAAGTGATATACCACTGGCAAATCGTCATAGTTTTGAGAACGAAATTCGGACTCTGACGGAAGTGCGGCATAGAAACATAATCAAGCTCTTTGGATACTGCTCCAGGAAAGGGTTGATGTACTTGGTCTATGAGTATGTTGAGAGGGGTAGCTTGGGAAAAGTCTTGTATGATGATGAGGAGGCCTTTGAGCTGAACTGGGCAAGAAGGGTGAATATTGTCCGAGGATTGGCTCATGCACTTGCTTATCTCCATCATGACTGCTCCCCAGCTATTGTGCACCGTGATGTATCAATAAACAATATTCTACTGGAGTCCGAGTTCGAGCCACGTCTCTCGGATTTTGGCACAGCAAAACTACTGACTTCTGATGCATCAATTTGGACAACAGTTGCAGGCTCTTATGGTTACATGGCACCAG AGCTAGCACTCACCATGAAGGTGACAGTGAAATCTGATGTTTACAGCTTTGGAGTGGTGGCCTTGGAAGTTATGATGGGAAAGCACCCAGGGGAGCTCATATCTTCACTATCAGCAAAAGCAGCACTGCAAAGTGATTCGGATGTGCTCGTGAAGGATCTGCTCGATCAACGGCTTCCGCCTCCCACCGGCCAAATAGCAGAGGAAGTGGTGTTCGTAGTCACCATGGCATTATCATGCACACGGGCTACACCAGAATCACGGCCTAACATGCGGTTTGTTGCACAAGAGTTATCAGCTTATACTCAGCCTTACCTGCCAGAGCCACTGggaacaataaaaataagcaaactAACAAATTTCTCAAAGTAG
- the LOC105165672 gene encoding protein PHOSPHATE STARVATION RESPONSE 1, whose translation METKPALSIQRPGGRQLNNCGASGALSSSLPVHLHPRDERYPDFSDTQQGFLERGVMQHPVPNVAPLSSNSGVVGHIFSSSSGISNDLHFSSSQQQEKHPRQPPFISQSANSGSSVLVPHSVDSGVLQSTASSHYNKDHNESWCTDALPDFLDFPVSGAVQNSQLDGSNIGAVAIPSEDPNRPNDWQDWADQLITDNDALTDWNELLADTSVAAPDVKLLHQMSRQSTSISVQPHVSQQLPATPGETCNAAVQSPSTSSAPAKQRMRWTPELHEAFVEAVNKLGGSERATPKGVLKLMKVEGLTIYHVKSHLQKYRTARYKPETMEGSSERKSASIEELSSLDLKTGIEITEALRLQMEVQKRLHEQLEIQRNLQLRIEEQGRYLQMMFEKQCKSGVDLLKGASSSAEETDAIQNSRARDNSGVEADNSSQGGDPANTATGSRENSQMMEQQQNIPGSEIPGNPNGKVESPPPKRAKLHE comes from the exons ATGGAAACAAAACCAGCTTTATCGATTCAAAGACCAGGTGGAAGACAACTTAATAACTGTGGGGCATCTGGAGCTTTATCTTCTTCTTTGCCTGTTCATCTGCATCCTAGAGATGAAAGATATCCGGATTTTTCCGACACCCAGCAGGGTTTCCTGGAGAGGGGAGTCATGCAACATCCTGTACCTAATGTTGCACCATTGTCTTCCAACAGTGGGGTTGTTGgacatatattttcttcatcttcaggAATTTCTAAtgatcttcatttttcatccaGCCAACAACAAGAAAAGCATCCAAGACAACCCCCTTTCATTTCTCAATCAGCAAATAGTGGGTCTTCTGTTCTAGTACCACATTCTGTTGATTCTGGGGTTCTCCAGTCGACAGCATCCAGTCATTATAACAAAGATCATAACGAATCGTGGTGTACGGATGCACTAcctgattttcttgattttccagTGAGTGGCGCAGTACAGAATAGTCAACTTGATGGTAGCAACATTGGTGCCGTTGCCATTCCTTCTGAGGATCCCAATAGACCGAACGATTGGCAGGATTGGGCCGATCAGCTTATTACTGATAATGATGCTTTGACTGATTGGAATGAGCTTCTTGCTGATACAAGTGTTGCAGCTCCAGATGTCAAG TTGTTGCATCAAATGTCCAGACAGTCAACAAGTATCTCAGTGCAACCCCATGTATCCCAACAGCTTCCAGCTACACCTGGAGAAACTTGCAATGCTGCTGTTCAGTCACCCTCCACCAGTTCTGCTCCAGCAAAGCAACGCATGCGTTGGACACCTGAACTTCATGAGGCCTTTGTGGAGGCTGTCAACAAACTTGGTGGAAGTGAAA GAGCTACTCCCAAAGGTGTGCTGAAGCTAATGAAAGTTGAAGGTTTGACAATCTATCATGTTAAAAGCCACCTACAG AAGTACCGTACGGCTAGATACAAACCTGAGACCATGGAAG GATCTTCTGAGAGAAAATCGGCCTCCATTGAAGAACTTTCATCACTTGACTTAAAAAC AGGTATTGAGATCACCGAAGCTTTGAGGTTGCAGATGGAAGTCCAGAAGAGGCTTCACGAACAACTTGAG ATTCAAAGAAATCTACAGCTCCGAATAGAAGAACAAGGGCGGTATCTTCAGATGATGTTTGAGAAGCAGTGCAAGTCGGGTGTGGACTTACTCAAGGGGGCTTCATCCTCTGCTGAAGAAACAGACGCCATTCAAAATTCGCGGGCCAGAGACAATTCAGGAGTAGAAGCTGATAACAGCAGTCAAGGAGGTGATCCGGCTAATACAGCCACAGGTTCACGAGAAAATTCTCAGATGATGGAACAGCAACAAAACATACCTGGTTCTGAAATTCCTGGAAACCCCAATGGAAAAGTAGAGTCGCCACCACCaaaacgtgcaaaactgcACGAATAG
- the LOC105165676 gene encoding uncharacterized protein LOC105165676, translated as MPGTSFLGSPLLLSPPSATAKPLRHQPTIKMSLNPNPIAAITKLLWGQSLPPNLLISTARSAWSSAWHLMMSQLAQSDPTGGYTRPASQFRRTTADPSLSRRNLHLYVGLPCPWAHRTLIVRALKGLEESIPVSIAAPGSDGSWEFRNSSIPDRNKDILVPSLDKANGCKTLKQVYNLRRGGYNGRSTVPMLWDADQKEVVCNESYDIIELFNSGLNVISSNPGLDLSPPPLKKKMDEWNQIIYPNINNGVYRCGFAQSQEAYDSAVNELFNTLDMVDEHLGSSRYLCGDALTLADVCLFTTLVRFDVVYNVLFKCTKKKLIEYQNLHGYMKDIYQIPKVAATCNLGAIMDGYYKMLFPLNPSSIRPTIPSGCEHEMLCKPHNRESLPWVERDVDALVS; from the exons ATGCCCGGAACTTCATTCCTCGGCTCCCCCCTCCTCCTCTCGCCACCCTCCGCCACCGCCAAGCCCCTGCGCCACCAACCCACAATCAAAATGTCCCTCAACCCAAACCCCATCGCCGCCATCACAAAGCTCCTCTGGGGCCAGTCCCTCCCACCCAACCTCCTCATCTCCACCGCCCGCTCAGCCTGGTCCTCCGCCTGGCACCTCATGATGTCCCAGCTCGCCCAATCCGACCCCACAGGCGGCTACACCCGCCCCGCCTCCCAATTCCGCCGAACCACCGCCGACCCATCTCTGTCCCGCCGAAACCTCCACCTCTATGTCGGCCTCCCCTGCCCCTGGGCCCACCGCACCCTGATCGTACGCGCCCTTAAAGGCCTCGAAGAATCCATCCCCGTCTCAATCGCCGCCCCCGGCTCCGACGGATCCTGGGAATTCAGGAATAGCTCTATCCCCGACCGGAATAAGGATATCCTTGTTCCTAGCTTGGATAAGGCCAATGGCTGTAAAACCTTGAAACAGGTCTATAATCTGCGCAGGGGAGGATACAACGGAAGGTCCACTGTTCCAATGCTGTGGGATGCCGATCAGAAAGAGGTTGTTTGCAATGAGAGTTACGACATCATAGAATTATTCAATTCCGGTTTAAACGTGATATCAAGTAATCCGGGATTAGACCTTTCTCCTCCTCCATTGAAGAAAAAGATGGATGAGTGGAACCAAATTATCTATCCCAACATCAACAATGGTGTTTATAG gtGTGGATTTGCACAAAGCCAAGAAGCATATGATAGCGCGGTAAACGAGCTGTTTAACACTCTAGACATGGTGGATGAGCATTTGGGGAGTTCAAGGTACTTGTGTGGAGATGCATTGACACTTGCAGATGTGTGTTTGTTTACAACTTTGGTAAGGTTTGATGTTGTGTACAATGTGCTATTTAAGTGCACTAAGAAGAAGCTGATTGAGTATCAAAATCTTCACGGGTATATGAAGGACATTTACCAG ATTCCAAAAGTTGCAGCTACTTGTAACTTGGGAGCTATTATGGATGGATACTACAAGATGCTTTTCCCATTGAACCCGAGCAGCATCCGACCCACCATTCCTTCGGGCTGTGAACATGAAATGCTATGCAAACCTCACAACAGAGAATCCTTACCATGGGTTGAAAGAGATGTAGATGCGCTTGTTTCATAG
- the LOC105165674 gene encoding probable inactive histone-lysine N-methyltransferase SUVR2 → MSNKEIKVRAANAFRAMKAIGISEDKVKPVLKNLVKLYDKNWALIEEENYRALADAIFEREEAEAQQRPKKDVNTEAAERPKKIVNGEKEDYLEEEAQATEEPERPLKRLRLRYRDGQSSSVSMPESSVHRTPLVRPKEEPNELPETCPLKLNASQGRAGTPQPSAENRKVNSQAASCPLPGKSTGKQPISSKSLVATDGCEPCWPSSIDLNHQDTQLITETRAPQPIGLRDRGKGSDYPQIPSGEERSVRESSRHAVCLKEPKVEPGIILSPKEKSSGCHALIKPKDEPVTDVFLPLEVPLAVIHPDSSDDGDSSSRNATIREHDSLEPSVLQLMNEKETADSTATPNGLRNNRELAIFSGQHSSDLEIASSPSGEVKISLSCRLALERPEFNMPSLETVLKSVEEKYLRSSKTFDPSFSVINLMKEICQCFRKLGSDSNSESPATISVTSATGVLNESSARDAIAARGLCFSSLNGSVDSQSDAEGTLPKPPAFPSSCNDVDDGSHPEKTDGIDVHGEDIDNRKMCAEEWGDLSLEVIQQPQVTPAMIRSLHDVFDIANGQEKVVIALVNEVNNECPPSFHYIPQNVVFQNAYVNFSLDRIGDKNCCSSCSVDCLALSTSCACAHATGGEFAYTIDGVIKEELLKECISMNHDPMKHCQFFCNKCPLESSKGEDMVEPCKGHLVRKFIKECWWKCGCNKQCGNRVVQRGITRSLQVFMTHEGKGWGLRTLEDLPKGAFVCEYVGEVLTSGELFDRVIRSSKGEKNSFPVLLDADWGAERVLKDEETLCLDATYYGNVARFINHRCYDSNLVEIPVEVETPHHHYYHLAFFTTRKVKAMEELTWDYGIEFDDYDHPLKAFHCQCGSKFCRNIKRSRSRAARR, encoded by the exons ATGAGCAACAAGGAAATAAAGGTGAGAGCTGCAAATGCCTTTCGTGCTATGAAGGCTATTGGGATCTCCGAAGATAAAGTGAAACCGGTGTTGAAGAATTTGGTGAAATTGTATGATAAAAACTGGGCGCTCATTGAAGAGGAAAATTATAGAGCCCTTGCTGATGCTATATTTGAGAGAGAGGAAGCAGAA GCACAACAGCGTCCAAAGAAGGATGTGAACACTGAA GCAGCTGAGCGTCCAAAGAAGATTGTGAATGGTGAA AAAGAGGACTATTTGGAGGAAGAAGCTCAGGCAACTGAAGAGCCAGAAAGGCCTTTAAAAAGGTTACGACTTAGATACCGAGATGGTCAAAGTTCATCTGTGAGTATGCCTGAGAGTAGCGTTCACAGGACGCCGCTTGTCAGGCCCAAAGAAGAACCAAATGAACTGCCTGAAACCTGTCCCCTGAAGCTAAATGCATCACAAGGCAGAGCTGGGACACCTCAACCCAGTGCTGAAAACAGAAAGGTTAATTCTCAGGCTGCCTCATGCCCTTTACCTGGTAAAAGTACAGGAAAGCAACCTATTTCTTCCAAGTCCTTGGTTGCCACTGACGGATGTGAACCCTGCTGGCCCAGCAGCATTGATTTGAATCATCAAGATACCCAATTAATAACTGAAACCAGAGCTCCTCAACCCATTGGGCTTAGAGACAGAGGAAAGGGATCTGACTATCCCCAAATACCATCCGGGGAAGAGAGATCAGTTCGGGAGAGTTCACGCCATGCTGTGTGTCTTAAAGAGCCAAAGGTTGAGCCTGGCATTATTCTGTCACCCAAAGAGAAGAGCAGCGGGTGTCATGCTTTAATTAAGCCTAAAGATGAGCCAGTCACAGATGTATTTCTGCCTTTGGAGGTTCCTCTTGCTGTCATTCATCCAG ATTCATCTGATGATGGAGATTCATCGAGTAGGAATGCTACAATTAGAGAACATGACAGTCTTGAGCCCTCAGTTCTACaattgatgaatgaaaaagaaacagcCGATAGCACTGCAACTCCAAATGGACTGAGAAACAACAGGGAGCTGGCAATATTCTCAGGTCAACATTCTTCTGACCTAGAGATTGCATCCTCCCCTTCTGGGGAGGTTAAAATTTCCTTGAGCTGCCGCTTGGCTCTTGAAAGACCTGAGTTCAATATGCCAAGTCTCGAAACAGTTCTAAAATCAGTGGAGGAAAAATATCTCAGGTCATCCAAAACTTTTGACCCAAGTTTTTCAGTGATCAATCTTATGAAGGAAATATGTCAATGCTTTCGGAAGTTAGGATCTGACTCCAATAGTGAGTCTCCAGCAACCATAAGTGTGACTTCGGCCACTGGTGTACTGAATGAATCATCTGCCAGAGATGCTATTGCTGCTAGAGGCCTGTGCTTTAGTTCTTTGAATGGGTCAGTTGATTCTCAGTCTGATGCCGAGGGAACTCTGCCAAAACCACCTGCATTTCCTTCATCTTGCAATGATGTAGATGATGGCTCTCATCCGGAAAAGACGGACGGTATAGACGTCCATGGAGAAGATATAGACAACAGAAAGATGTGCGCTGAAGAATGGGGTGATCTGAGCTTGGAGGTTATCCAGCAGCCCCAGGTAACTCCTGCAATGATCAGGTCACTTCATGATGTTTTTGACATAGCCAACGGACAAGAGAAAGTTGTGATTGCACTGGTGAATGAAGTCAATAATGAGTGTCCGCCGTCTTTCCACTACATACCCCAAAATGTGGTTTTCCAAAATGCATATGTGAATTTCTCTCTGGATCGCATTGGAGATAAGAATTGCTGTTCTTCATGTTCTGTGGATTGTTTGGCATTATCTACATCTTGTGCATGTGCTCATGCAACTGGAGGTGAGTTTGCATACACAATAGATGGCGTCATTAAAGAGGAACTTCTTAAAGAGTGTATTTCCATGAATCATGATCCAATGAAACACTGCCAGTTTTTCTGTAACAAATGTCCTTTGGAAAGCTCAAAAGGCGAGGATATGGTTGAACCTTGCAAAGGGCATTTAGTGAGGAAGTTCATCAAAGAATGTTGGTGGAAATGTGGCTGTAATAAACAGTGTGGCAATCGAGTCGTACAGAGAGGAATAACTCGCAGTTTACAG GTGTTCATGACCCATGAAGGAAAAGGGTGGGGTCTGCGTACTCTAGAAGACCTGCCAAAAGGTGCTTTTGTTTGTGAGTATGTTGGAGAAGTTTTAACCAGTGGAGAGCTCTTTGATCGTGTTATAAGGAGTTCCAAAGGGgagaaaaattcatttcctGTGCTTCTTGATGCTGATTGGGGTGCTGAAAGAGTGCTGAAAGATGAAGAAACTCTTTGTTTAGATGCTACATATTATGGAAATGTTGCAAGGTTTATTAATCACAG ATGTTATGATTCAAACTTAGTGGAAATACCAGTAGAAGTGGAGACTCCGCATCACCACTATTATCAT CTCGCCTTCTTCACTACAAGAAAGGTGAAGGCCATGGAAGAGCTCACTTGG GATTATGGCATTGAGTTTGATGACTATGACCACCCTCTTAAGGCATTTCATTGTCAATGTGGCAGCAAATTCTGCCGCAACATAAAACGTTCAA GATCCAGAGCTGCAAGAAGATGA